One Bythopirellula goksoeyrii genomic window, AGTCAGAAATCAGAGGAGGCCGAGCCTGATTCGGACAAGGAGTCCGACAAGGAAGCCGAAACTTCGGATGAGAAGGCTTCAGACGAAGAGAAGAAGAAGCAAGAAGTTGAAAACGAGAAAGCAAAGGCCGAAGAAGCAGCAGGTGCAGAAGTCGAAGTAGTCGACGATTCGGAAGAAGAGGAGCCCGAGGAAACTATCGAAGAGGAACCTCCCGTTGTTGAAGAAACCGAAAAGGAAACCCCCAAAGTGGACAAGCGTGTGATTGGCGCCACCGCCACGATCATGGAAAAGAAGAGCGAACTGCTCTTTCGGGCAAGAGTTGACTCAGGTGCCAAATCGTGTTCGTTGCATATCGAAGATATGAAGATCGAGAATGAGTCCGACAACATGGCCGACAACATCGGCAAAGTCGTGCGATTCAACATCAAGAATGGCAACAAAGAATCTCATTGGCTCGAAGCCAAGATCGCCGGCTATGTGATTATCAAAACCTCCAACGCTTCCGATGATCGCAAGCGACGCTACAAAGTGCCACTCACGTTTCGTTACAAAGACTTTGAAAAGACCGTACTAGTCACCCTTAACAACCGCCAGCACATGGAGTTTCCGCTCCTCTTGGGCCGCAATTTTCTCAAAGGGGATTTTGTGGTTGACGTGGAAGTCGAGAACAATGATTGAGCAATTATTGAAGGTTATTGCCAATTAGCTTCTGCGTCTCAATTCGACGTGTGGTAGATGCACTCCTATTCTCGCAGTGTTTCCTATGACCGCCGACGGCTGCAGTCGTGGCAACCGTTGAGAATTGATAGTCCTTAGGCATCTCAACGGTAAGTATTTTGAACCAAAAACATTATGCTAAAGTCACTCGGCTTTGGAGCATTGATCGTATACGAAAACGCTGAGCCAACCGATCACTGCAGATGCAGCAATAAATATTATAAGCATCAACGTTGAATCTACATTCCCAATTATTGGTTCTTGATAGGAAGCGTCTTCTCTCAAGAATATCGTCAGGGCTCTTGCAGCAGTTGAGGTCCA contains:
- a CDS encoding putative ATP-dependent zinc protease, which translates into the protein MRSNSASICLMQCLPLQRFGLMVLALLLANGVVLLDMRHAVCATEEESTSEESQSSTEETEPSAEASEPSAKEAEPAAKETKSDEPESEPEEPPEKKASSKKASQKSEEAEPDSDKESDKEAETSDEKASDEEKKKQEVENEKAKAEEAAGAEVEVVDDSEEEEPEETIEEEPPVVEETEKETPKVDKRVIGATATIMEKKSELLFRARVDSGAKSCSLHIEDMKIENESDNMADNIGKVVRFNIKNGNKESHWLEAKIAGYVIIKTSNASDDRKRRYKVPLTFRYKDFEKTVLVTLNNRQHMEFPLLLGRNFLKGDFVVDVEVENND